CGCTCGACGAGGCGTTCTTTCGCGAGCGCCTTGAGAGCGCGATTGCGCTCCGTGCGCGCGTCGCCCCGGACGCGACCGCGTGCCGTCTCGTGTTCGGGGAAAGCGACCGCCTGCCCGGTCTCATCGTCGATCGGTACGCGGATGTGCTCGTCGTTCAGACGCTGACGCTCGGGATGGATCGCCGGAAGGAGATGCTCGTCCACCTGCTGCGGGATCTCGTGGGTTCCCGCGGCGTCTTCGCCCGCAACGATCCCGCGGTGCGCCGTCTGGAGGGGTTGCCGCGGGAGATGGGGTGGCTCGCCGGCGGCGGAGCCACGGAGATCGAGATCGACGAGGCCGGCGTCCGGTTTATCGTGGACGTGGCGCGGGGGCAGAAGACCGGGTTCTTTCTCGATCAGCGCGAAAACCGGGCGCGCGCCGCGGAGCTCGCCGCTGGCGGCACCGTGCTCGACTGTTTCTCTTACACGGGGGCGTGGGCGCTGCACGCCGTGCACCGCGGTGCAGTCTCCGTGACCG
This is a stretch of genomic DNA from bacterium. It encodes these proteins:
- a CDS encoding class I SAM-dependent methyltransferase; the encoded protein is MLHPDRDARIRAGHLWVYRTDIARLEGAPADGDAVEVLTAGGRSVGVGLLNTRSVITVRLLAPAGRALDEAFFRERLESAIALRARVAPDATACRLVFGESDRLPGLIVDRYADVLVVQTLTLGMDRRKEMLVHLLRDLVGSRGVFARNDPAVRRLEGLPREMGWLAGGGATEIEIDEAGVRFIVDVARGQKTGFFLDQRENRARAAELAAGGTVLDCFSYTGAWALHAVHRGAVSVT